From the Chloroflexus aurantiacus J-10-fl genome, one window contains:
- the truA gene encoding tRNA pseudouridine(38-40) synthase TruA, protein MRTIALLLAYDGTDFAGSQWQTDIRTVQGALESAWEALTQERRRIVLAGRTDAGVHATGQVAHVQTTTRHNLQTIWRGLNAHLPVDLAIQNVGEAVPDFHARFSAIQREYRYLIDCAAAPLPQLRHQVLHYAGTLDVAAMTAALKLLEGTHDFAAFTTATPAQRSTVRTMYWTRVGDYEWFERRLLAIEVAANAFLQHMVRMIVGTLLLVGRGRMTVDQFGEVLASRDRRLAGPTAPAHGLTLTAVRYPPGLIRWVEPSKRQNGTTKVEQPSSYVHEE, encoded by the coding sequence CGCACGATTGCGCTGCTGTTAGCTTATGACGGCACCGATTTTGCCGGGTCGCAATGGCAAACTGACATCCGAACTGTGCAGGGTGCCCTGGAGTCGGCATGGGAAGCGTTGACGCAAGAGCGGCGTCGGATTGTGCTGGCAGGCCGAACCGATGCCGGAGTTCACGCGACTGGTCAGGTCGCTCACGTCCAGACCACAACGCGCCACAATTTACAAACAATCTGGCGCGGTTTGAACGCTCACCTGCCGGTTGACCTGGCCATTCAGAATGTCGGGGAAGCAGTACCAGATTTTCACGCTCGCTTTAGTGCGATCCAGCGTGAGTATCGTTACCTGATAGACTGTGCAGCAGCGCCGTTGCCACAACTTCGCCATCAAGTCTTGCACTACGCAGGTACACTTGATGTGGCGGCAATGACGGCAGCGCTCAAATTGCTGGAGGGAACGCACGATTTTGCTGCATTTACAACAGCAACGCCTGCCCAACGTTCTACCGTTCGCACCATGTATTGGACGCGGGTTGGGGATTATGAATGGTTTGAGCGGCGTTTACTGGCTATCGAAGTAGCGGCAAATGCATTCCTCCAGCATATGGTGCGGATGATCGTCGGTACGCTCTTGCTGGTTGGGCGTGGGCGGATGACCGTCGATCAGTTTGGAGAGGTGTTGGCGAGTCGGGATCGCCGCCTGGCTGGTCCAACGGCGCCGGCTCACGGCTTAACATTAACGGCAGTACGCTATCCGCCTGGCCTGATCCGCTGGGTGGAACCTTCAAAACGGCAAAATGGCACGACGAAGGTCGAACAGCCTTCGTCCTACGTACACGAGGAATAG
- the rplM gene encoding 50S ribosomal protein L13: protein MKTYHQKPTEVQRDWYVIDASGKVLGRLATQISTLLRGKHKPTFTPSIDGGDFVIVVNAEKIVLTGRKPDQKIYYRHTGYPGGIKATPYKMMLAKHPDRILRLAVKRMLPKNRMGRRLLSKLRIYAGPNHPHAAQQPKPYIPRW from the coding sequence GTGAAGACCTATCATCAAAAACCAACAGAAGTGCAGCGTGATTGGTATGTCATCGATGCGAGTGGTAAGGTGCTCGGTCGGCTGGCAACACAGATCAGTACACTGCTGCGCGGCAAGCACAAACCAACTTTCACGCCGTCAATTGACGGTGGTGATTTCGTGATCGTGGTGAACGCTGAGAAGATCGTATTGACCGGACGCAAACCGGATCAAAAAATCTACTACCGCCACACCGGTTATCCGGGTGGTATCAAGGCGACACCGTACAAAATGATGCTGGCAAAGCATCCTGACCGCATTCTGCGCCTCGCGGTGAAGCGCATGTTGCCAAAAAACCGCATGGGTCGCCGATTGCTAAGTAAGCTGCGCATCTACGCCGGGCCGAACCACCCGCACGCGGCGCAGCAACCAAAACCCTATATCCCACGCTGGTAA
- the rpsI gene encoding 30S ribosomal protein S9, protein MEGKRYYQGTGRRKTAVARVRLFPGSGDFIVNGKKPEEYFGRRELFQHELRLPLVLTNHLNTFNVLVKVKGGGISSQVGAVRHGIARALLDYDSELRPTLKQAGLLTRDPRMKERKKVGLKRARKAPQYTKR, encoded by the coding sequence ATGGAAGGCAAGCGCTATTATCAGGGCACCGGCCGCCGCAAGACTGCGGTGGCACGGGTACGCCTCTTCCCCGGTAGTGGGGATTTTATCGTCAATGGGAAAAAGCCGGAGGAGTACTTCGGCCGTCGTGAGCTGTTCCAGCACGAACTTCGCTTACCACTGGTGTTGACGAATCACCTCAACACCTTCAATGTGCTGGTAAAAGTGAAGGGTGGCGGCATTTCAAGCCAGGTTGGCGCTGTTCGCCATGGCATTGCTCGTGCGTTACTGGACTATGATAGCGAATTGCGGCCAACGCTCAAGCAGGCTGGCCTGCTGACCCGCGACCCACGAATGAAAGAGCGGAAGAAGGTCGGTCTCAAGCGTGCGCGCAAGGCGCCCCAGTACACCAAGCGTTAA
- the rsmD gene encoding 16S rRNA (guanine(966)-N(2))-methyltransferase RsmD, translated as MRVITGKAKGHRLKAPKGLGTRPMLDRVKEALFSVLEGYGPIRGSVLDLYAGTGSLGIECLSRGADSADFVERNAHVCSIIADNLRHTRFEQQGHIYHMPVDRFLHRQRGIGRYDIIIMDPPYADPTIEATMQLVASSGVGKEGSLLIVGHSPRVELDDDYPGLHRIKFRRLGDSCFSIYELTSMNTSETQQ; from the coding sequence ATGCGAGTCATTACCGGCAAAGCTAAAGGGCATCGCTTAAAAGCACCGAAAGGACTGGGTACACGCCCGATGCTTGATCGGGTAAAGGAAGCACTCTTTTCAGTGCTGGAAGGGTATGGCCCAATCCGTGGGTCGGTGCTCGATCTGTATGCTGGTACGGGATCGCTCGGCATCGAATGTCTGTCACGTGGTGCTGATAGTGCTGATTTTGTCGAACGAAATGCCCATGTTTGCTCAATTATTGCCGATAACTTGCGGCATACTCGTTTCGAGCAGCAAGGCCATATCTACCATATGCCGGTAGATCGCTTTCTTCATCGGCAGCGTGGCATTGGACGCTATGATATAATCATCATGGATCCTCCATACGCTGATCCGACAATCGAGGCGACAATGCAACTCGTTGCGAGCAGTGGCGTCGGCAAGGAAGGGAGCTTGTTAATTGTCGGGCATTCACCCCGTGTTGAACTGGATGATGACTACCCTGGTCTGCACCGAATCAAATTTCGACGACTGGGTGATTCGTGCTTTTCGATCTACGAATTGACATCCATGAACACGTCCGAAACACAACAGTAA
- the coaD gene encoding pantetheine-phosphate adenylyltransferase, whose protein sequence is MRIAIYPGSFDPVTYAHLDIARRATRIFDRVIMAVFDRPQKRLLFSTAERLQLLQAVTADLVNVEATSYEMLTVEFARQVGACAIVRGLRAGSDFEAEFQMAQVNQTIDPNIEVVVLMAGRQFAHISSTAVREMASLGRDPVEFTPPVVVAALREKFAQRG, encoded by the coding sequence ATGCGCATCGCTATTTACCCTGGCAGCTTCGATCCGGTTACGTATGCTCACCTCGACATTGCCCGTCGTGCAACACGAATTTTTGATCGTGTGATCATGGCGGTATTTGATCGACCCCAGAAGCGGTTGCTCTTTTCCACAGCCGAGCGCTTGCAACTGTTACAGGCTGTAACTGCCGATCTGGTGAACGTTGAGGCAACCAGCTATGAGATGCTTACCGTTGAGTTTGCCCGCCAGGTTGGGGCTTGTGCCATTGTTCGGGGACTGCGTGCCGGCAGTGACTTTGAAGCCGAGTTTCAGATGGCTCAGGTCAATCAGACGATTGATCCGAATATCGAAGTCGTTGTCTTGATGGCTGGACGCCAGTTTGCCCACATTAGCTCCACAGCAGTACGGGAAATGGCCAGCCTTGGACGTGATCCGGTTGAGTTTACGCCGCCGGTTGTTGTGGCAGCTTTACGGGAGAAATTCGCACAGAGGGGGTGA